The following nucleotide sequence is from Coffea eugenioides isolate CCC68of chromosome 3, Ceug_1.0, whole genome shotgun sequence.
AAAAGAGGGATCAAGGAAGCTGTAGACAGCAAGACACTAGTCCCAATGAACCATAACAGCCCACCATCATTGATCTGAGCGAACAGATCCTGACCCTTGCCTAGCTCTACACCTATAGCTGCAACAAACCCTATCATGGCAAGCCGGCCATTTATCCTCTCTGGTCCAGGCCCGCTGAACGCAAGAACGTCTTCAAATTTGGTGCTGACCTGATGCAAAATGAAGATTCGTTAGTATcctcctatatatatatatatatatatgcatttCGTTCAATTTATGTTACAAAATGTAATCTATAATAGATATCCTTAGatgcaatttatgtcaagaaaAAACTTGATCTTAGCTCGCAACCTTTGGTTTTGGGGCAGGATTAGGCCGGGCAACATTTGGCTGGGTTGGCTGAGGAGCTGCGTCTGCTGTCTCTTTATCATTTTCCTGCTATATCAAAAGGAAGCAACAGATCAGCATttaattctcaaaaaaaaaaaaaaggaaattggaAAGATTCTAGAGACTGACTTCAGCCATGCTTCTGACTCTGAAGTTGGCCCTCTTTGGCAGATGAAGCCCACAGCTTAATCGAACAACTTGGTTTAGCTCCCTTCGGCTGAAGACTCCGGCAACTGGGCTACCGAGAAAAGATTGCATGGCAACTGAGGCAGCCATAGTATCCCCACTCTTCTATTTGCAAGCGCTAGAAATCAAAACAATCTAACAGCAATCAGACGCTCCAAAGGCAGTAAAGGAGGCGATGAAAATTTGTTTCAGCAGTTACAAATTAAGCTGACTAGTCCTAATTCCTGAGACAAGTAGTTTCGCCGGGTGTCGATCTTTATAATGCATGGGGCAGCCAAGGTGAGAAAGGTGGTGGATATTTTGAATCCACGTAGTAAGATGTGGGCCTTTAAAGGTACTGGAGTCACGTGGGTGCATATGGTCCTGTAAGTACATGTTGGAGCGGCAACAGCAACGCTATGACCACAAGTTTCAATTGCCATGCAGGCTTGGCAAATGAGGCCAATATTGGTCTAGGTAGTCTCTAGGGCTTTCTAGAGTAAACGCCAAACCTCCACGCTCAAGTGGGAGTTTGCTTCCAAAATCTTTCCCTTTCAAAATTGGTGGTTTGATTTGTTGTATAAGCTGTAAGCAATTAACGAGGACCGCCAAGTAAAGGTGCAATCGAATCGAATTGATCCCAATTAATGTCAGCTTGAGCTTGAGTCTAAACTCGATTTGATATAACAATGTTTGAGATCGAATTCGACTAGATCGAGTATGAATTTTTATGATCGAGTTTGATTTGTTAGATTTGTCAAACTCTCGAGTTTTAACACGTTAACATTCGAtgttcaatattttttttttttttttttttttgctgacgGAGTGGGTGTCCAGATCAATCCTTACGGAGCCCGATTAATTCCACTCCGGCCCTGGAGGAGAGACCTCATCCCCCGAACACGATAACCACAGGACTCAGACCCTTGCGGGCACTGGACACCAGCTCCTAAGGAGGCTTGCTGAGACCAATCGAGCTGTCCATGAGGGGCAAGCAatttggtgggaggcaagggttgaacccctgacctcccaccccaccaagaGAGGTGATGACCACTGAGCTAGAGCTCTGTGGTTATATTCAATTTATTTGACTAATCAAATAATTCGAGATAAATTCGAACTCATAACTAAAGTGCTCATGAATTATTCGGTTGATTTGCAGTCCTATTACTAAAATACCAAATATGTGATGCTGTGTTACATTTATGGTTTCGCATTAGCACATTGACGGAGTTAATAGTATTGGAGGGTAGGGAAATTTGTCTTCAGCTTTCTACCTAAAGAATGGATGGTGCCTTGCCCCAGCGAATTTTCAGCGAACTCTGACCCGTCTTGACGTGTGATATAAATGACaccaatttcttttttctttaaaaagaTTCATATAATTTTAAATCACTTTTTTAATACATATCCATCATTTTTTTTACCATAGTGATAGTattaatactccctccgtcccactttgatagtcctgtttcttttttcacacagtttaagaaaaagtagttaactttgttggaaaagtaaatttagattgctattttcctaaaataccctcacattaaatagagtacaactttatgggaacttgaattgatggtaaaaaaagaatcaactctcattaaatggggtaggtttatagtaacaacaacttacattgaataagggcattttaggaaaattaaaatacaactacatttttcaattgaaaagtagactacaatttgggacagacgaaaaaggaaaacatgactatcaaagtgggacggagggagtataattTATTCTAACCTAATTTAAGGAAACAAAGAGCCTAATTGACGAAGAACTCTATTGAAGACAACCACATCCAAGTGTCAGCCACAATCAAGTGAGATGTCAAAAATTGATCAACACCAAAAACTTTAAAGTTTTGGGAATGACCAACAGCTTAAGAGGCTGTCGGCATGTTACATATCCATCACAATTATGCAAAAACTCCAACAAAAAATTCCTGTAGTTATTGACAAAATTATTGATGGATAAATtagatttcaaaaaattttaattaatagtGTAGTATCTAACATTTTAAAATCTGTTAAGCATCCCTTTATATTTTACCTGTAGAAATTTAATTTAGTGCAAACATCAATAGACTATATTTTTGGAAATATGGAAAACATTTTGTCACTGAAGAAGCACTGGACTTCCCCGAaccgagctgacctgatgagctcgACGTGCTGATGAGAAGAGCGCGTCCCAAACCTGAAAAATGAACAAGAGAGTGATCCAATGGGGAAGCCCCGAGGTCgtccccgagggcactccgacggtcaagttagttttccggtggGTGAGACTCACGGGAAGTAAAAACGGTCGGGAGTAATTGTCGaatagtgagcgtaccttgCGCAGTCGGTGTGCGTTATCATTTATACCTGCTTAcgagtccgacctccgtacgtttctGGACCTGCCCAGAATAGCCTCAATCCCGCACTGAGGGGGATCAATCCCGACCTATGCGGGATTGTTCTCTGGAGCCCCTTGGAGCCCTAGCGGCGGGGGGCCGCGGGACGGTTCCCATGGGCCCGGGGTCTAAGCCCAGCTCAGGCCtccctgggctgccacgtgtatACGCCCAGGACGGGGCTCTGCACTAGCCCCCTAGATTAGGTAGGGCTTCCAGGCAGACCTAATCTACACCCTTGCCACGTGGGAGCCCAGCGTCGCACTGCTCTGCCGCGGTCACCTCCGGTACAGTGCTGTCATTGGGAAGCTGCGTCCGCGTCCTTTCAGTTGTCGCGTCTCTTCGGTCTCCGTACCGCTCTTAAATGCGTTCACATGAGGTGGTTTAAATTCAAGCAGCCGTTTCCCCCCATTTTGCTCCCTATAAATAGGGACTCCCAGATTTTCTCAGACTCTATTTGCCATTTTCCTCCCTTCACGTATTTTTTCTACTCCCAAAGGTTCTTGCGGCAAGATTTCCGGTCATCAGTGCCCAGATTCCGGCGGTTCCTCCATCCCTTTCCACTCCGATCATCAGTAAGTTCTGTTTCCCCCTCCTTCGCACTTTCTTTTCCTCCTCTGCCACCTTCTGCATTTTATGTCGGATCGCTCCGGCGTTACCTCCACCGCATCCCAAACTCCGGCCCGTCGTAGAGCCCCCAGAATCCTCATTTCCTTCTCGTCTTCGtcctcatcttcatcttcatcctcTCCACCTCCTCTCTCTTCTTCCCTTGCTTCTAATCCCCACTTCCACATTCCTGACCTGCTCGAGTCCATTGATATCATGAGCTCTCCATCCGCCCATTCTCCTTCTGCCCGCGCCTTGGAGGAGGCGACCGAGCTTGATGCTTTCATCGATCAGCAGGCCACCTCCATTCCTTCCCCCAAGTCCCCACATGACTCCCCTGTCGGAGCCCAGGGTGGGGTAGGTGAGGATAGGGATTCCTCGGAGGGGACCCCTGCTGCTGAGCAGGGGGATGATCCCGAAATTGACTACGGTCAACCTGACCAGTAAGAGGTCACCCTCTCACCCGGGGTCGTGGCCGAGCTGGCTAGGTCCTTTTCCATTCCTCCGGCCTTCGAGCCGAGGGCTGCCGGGCCCAGCGACCGAGCTAGCCGACCTCCCCCTAGCTTCATAGCCATTTATAGGGAGCAGCTGGTCGCGGGGCTCCGACTCCCCATCCCTTCGGCCCTAACCGAGATTCTGAGCTACTGGGGGCTCAGAATCACCTAAGTCCACCCCAACTCGATCAGAATCATCACTGCGTTCCTGATCTATTGCCAAATCTGCTCCATCCCGtattctctttctcttttccgAGCCTCTTATACCCTCAAACTCTCCCTTCCTGAGTGGTACTACTTCTCCCGCCGAACTGTTGGCAAAGTTCGGGGTGGGAAAGGCACCCAGGACCTGTTCTACGGGATCCCCTCTTCCGTGAAGAACTGGAAGGGGGACTTCTTCTTTGTTAAGTCAACATATTTTCCCTCTGATGTGTGGAAGGTCGGGGAGGTCGAGTCCGACCCTTACCCGGAGGACCTGGACTCCAAAGCCCTCAGCCAGCTGGTGAGCTCCAAGGTGAATCTCTATGCGGGCAAGTTCTCCACCGAGCAGATATCTGCGGCCGGGCTGATGGGGATTTTGTCCGGGTCCCCCGAAGGAGTGGAGTCCTCCCCCACCAACTACGACAACTGTAACGCCGCTTTTATGCCCTCGTAGTTTGCTGCTTTATTTTTTCCTTCTACTCACCTGTTTTTACTGACCTGGTGGTGTTTGCTGCAGTGCGGAAGCTTTCCAAGCTATTGGGCTCGCCACCCGAGCAGGTCGCCCCCACTACGCAGCCAGAGGCGGCGAAGAAGGCCTCCGAGGCCTCTCCGACTCTTGGGGGCAGCTCGGCTCCCC
It contains:
- the LOC113766993 gene encoding early light-induced protein, chloroplastic isoform X2, whose amino-acid sequence is MAASVAMQSFLGSPVAGVFSRRELNQVVRLSCGLHLPKRANFRVRSMAEENDKETADAAPQPTQPNVARPNPAPKPKVSTKFEDVLAFSGPGPERINGRLAMIGFVAAIGVELGKGQDLFAQINDGGLLWFIGTSVLLSTASLIPLFRGVRAEAEGGGFMNSDAELWNGRFAMLGLIALAFTEYLKGGALV
- the LOC113766993 gene encoding early light-induced protein 2, chloroplastic isoform X1, which translates into the protein MAASVAMQSFLGSPVAGVFSRRELNQVVRLSCGLHLPKRANFRVRSMAEQENDKETADAAPQPTQPNVARPNPAPKPKVSTKFEDVLAFSGPGPERINGRLAMIGFVAAIGVELGKGQDLFAQINDGGLLWFIGTSVLLSTASLIPLFRGVRAEAEGGGFMNSDAELWNGRFAMLGLIALAFTEYLKGGALV